A DNA window from Pirellulales bacterium contains the following coding sequences:
- a CDS encoding esterase, whose translation MALTQTGWSQIEVAGHPCDVFEPVQPIEPRQVVCYLHGVHQGCLIENVAYTRLFDEHGLTVIAPHTGRSWWCDRICAEFDANITAERYLLDNIVPYIAERWQAAPPGIALFGTSMGGQGALRLAFKYPNRFPIACALAPAIDHQICYEDYDDDFDSLRQMYPDAESVRQDTATLHVHPLNWPRNIFFACDPSDWPWVDSAQKLQMKLSALGIPHEVDFSTTGGGHGFDYYNQMAERAVQFMSSRLKQERLRVV comes from the coding sequence AAACTGGCTGGTCACAAATCGAAGTCGCCGGACATCCGTGCGACGTTTTCGAACCGGTTCAACCGATCGAGCCACGCCAAGTGGTGTGCTATCTGCATGGGGTCCATCAGGGGTGCCTCATTGAAAACGTGGCGTATACGCGCCTGTTCGATGAACATGGGCTCACGGTCATCGCTCCCCACACAGGCCGCTCTTGGTGGTGCGACCGCATCTGCGCGGAATTCGACGCCAATATCACGGCCGAGCGTTATCTGCTCGACAACATCGTGCCGTACATCGCCGAGCGTTGGCAGGCGGCGCCACCAGGCATCGCCTTGTTTGGCACGAGCATGGGAGGGCAGGGGGCGCTGCGGTTGGCGTTCAAGTATCCGAATCGCTTTCCGATCGCCTGCGCACTGGCGCCCGCCATCGATCATCAAATCTGCTACGAGGACTACGACGACGATTTCGACAGCCTCCGGCAGATGTACCCCGACGCCGAATCAGTGCGCCAAGACACGGCCACGTTGCACGTGCATCCGCTCAACTGGCCGCGCAATATCTTCTTCGCCTGCGATCCCAGTGACTGGCCTTGGGTCGACAGCGCCCAAAAACTGCAAATGAAGCTTTCAGCGCTTGGCATACCGCACGAAGTCGATTTCTCCACCACCGGCGGTGGTCACGGCTTTGACTATTACAACCAGATGGCCGAGCGGGCGGTGCAATTCATGTCGAGCCGGCTGAAGCAAGAACGATTGCGAGTGGTATGA